The following are from one region of the Candidatus Aminicenantes bacterium genome:
- a CDS encoding glycoside hydrolase family 127 protein: protein MKLNVVPALLLSIGSVLISSVYGNGTVKAAIIAKARSLPLSDVRLTGGPLKTAQDQNGRYLLSLEVDRMMAFLRQSAGLALKAEGYGGWDGADRQLTGHIAGHYLSGVSLMWAATGDPRFKERADRLVDELKAVQDKHGDGYIGAQTDRAKVPGRTLYGQLAAGDIRSGGFDLNGMWSPWYVQHKIFAGLRDAFRWTGNRTALDVEIKFAAWAEGVLSGLTDEQIQKMLGTEFGGMNEVLIDLGLDTGDARWPALADKFRHRAVIESLARGEDILRGKHGNTIVPKMIGTLSRFIATGSEPDGAAARFFWERAALHHSFATGGHGRNEYFGEADKPDAMTEGRTAESCNVYNMIKMTRTLFALDPQMKYADFHERALFNHVLGSMDPADGATCYMVPVGRGVRKEYQDMQRDFTCCVGSGMESHALHGDGIYYESGDTLWINLFVPSTAVWRSADIGLAMTTTFPEGEEAALTIQAKAPRTFEVALRRPFWAGEGYAVKVNGVVLKDIGPAGTYIRIRRTWKAGDKIEWSLPKSLRLEPLPDNPDRAAILWGPLVLAGDLGAIPAGRSSDEEANDTSSAGPETPILVTDEPSPAAWIKAVPGNPARFRTVGAGRDRDVDLVPFYRLHRRIYTATWDILTTPKWDRLAADLKAARDAAQRLEAATVAFVQPGQMQSERDFNQQGGKTSPVQYQGRYGRRAADWFSFDLAVDPRSALKLILTCNRDERADRAFAVLIDGRKVGEARIARRSPQEKEGFFDFEFDVPAEAAAGKAKVTVRFEGLAGQETGTIYGIRVLRAK from the coding sequence GTGAAACTTAATGTCGTCCCAGCCTTGTTGTTATCGATAGGATCGGTTCTCATATCTTCTGTTTATGGGAACGGAACCGTCAAAGCCGCGATCATCGCCAAAGCCCGGTCCCTGCCGTTGTCCGATGTCCGGCTGACCGGCGGTCCGCTCAAAACAGCTCAGGACCAGAACGGCCGCTACCTGCTTTCGCTGGAGGTCGATCGGATGATGGCTTTCCTGCGCCAATCCGCCGGGCTGGCCCTCAAAGCCGAAGGCTATGGGGGGTGGGACGGCGCGGACCGCCAACTGACGGGCCATATCGCCGGACATTATCTTTCGGGCGTCAGCCTAATGTGGGCGGCCACCGGGGATCCGCGATTCAAAGAGCGGGCGGATAGACTAGTCGATGAGCTCAAGGCCGTCCAGGACAAGCACGGCGACGGTTACATCGGCGCCCAGACCGATCGGGCCAAAGTCCCCGGCCGGACGCTCTACGGGCAGCTGGCCGCGGGCGACATCCGTTCGGGCGGCTTCGACCTCAACGGAATGTGGTCGCCTTGGTATGTTCAGCATAAGATCTTCGCCGGGCTGCGCGATGCCTTTCGCTGGACCGGGAACCGAACCGCCTTGGACGTCGAAATCAAATTCGCGGCCTGGGCCGAGGGGGTGCTGTCGGGGCTGACCGACGAGCAGATCCAGAAGATGCTGGGCACCGAGTTCGGCGGCATGAACGAAGTCCTGATCGACCTCGGCCTCGACACCGGCGACGCCCGCTGGCCGGCCTTGGCCGACAAGTTCCGCCACCGCGCCGTCATCGAGTCTCTGGCCCGCGGAGAGGACATCCTGCGCGGCAAGCACGGCAACACGATCGTGCCCAAGATGATCGGGACGCTGTCCCGTTTCATCGCCACGGGCAGCGAACCGGATGGCGCCGCGGCCCGGTTCTTCTGGGAGCGGGCGGCCCTTCACCACAGCTTCGCCACGGGCGGGCACGGCCGGAACGAGTATTTCGGCGAGGCGGACAAGCCGGACGCCATGACCGAGGGCCGCACGGCCGAAAGCTGCAATGTCTACAACATGATCAAGATGACCCGCACGCTGTTTGCGCTTGATCCCCAAATGAAATACGCCGATTTCCACGAACGAGCCTTGTTCAACCACGTCCTGGGATCGATGGACCCGGCCGACGGGGCCACCTGCTACATGGTTCCGGTCGGCCGCGGCGTGCGCAAGGAATACCAGGACATGCAAAGGGACTTCACCTGCTGCGTCGGTTCGGGCATGGAAAGCCACGCCCTGCACGGCGACGGCATCTATTACGAGTCCGGGGACACGCTCTGGATCAATCTCTTTGTCCCCTCGACGGCGGTTTGGAGATCCGCCGATATCGGGCTGGCCATGACGACGACGTTTCCGGAAGGGGAGGAGGCCGCCCTGACCATACAGGCGAAGGCGCCTCGGACGTTCGAAGTCGCCTTGCGCCGGCCTTTCTGGGCCGGCGAGGGCTACGCCGTCAAAGTCAACGGCGTCGTCCTCAAAGATATCGGTCCGGCGGGTACTTATATCCGCATCCGGAGAACATGGAAGGCGGGGGATAAAATCGAATGGAGCCTGCCCAAGTCTCTCCGGTTGGAGCCTCTTCCCGACAACCCGGACCGGGCGGCGATCCTGTGGGGCCCCCTGGTTTTGGCGGGCGATCTGGGCGCCATCCCGGCGGGGCGGTCGAGCGACGAGGAGGCCAATGACACCTCGTCGGCCGGGCCCGAAACGCCGATCCTGGTGACGGATGAGCCGTCTCCGGCGGCTTGGATCAAAGCCGTCCCGGGAAATCCGGCGCGCTTTCGAACCGTCGGCGCGGGGCGTGATCGCGACGTCGACCTGGTTCCGTTTTACCGCCTGCATCGTCGCATTTACACCGCCACCTGGGATATCCTGACGACGCCGAAATGGGATCGACTGGCGGCAGACCTGAAAGCGGCGCGGGATGCCGCCCAACGCCTCGAGGCGGCGACCGTGGCTTTCGTCCAACCGGGCCAAATGCAGAGCGAACGCGATTTCAACCAGCAGGGGGGGAAGACTTCACCCGTCCAATACCAGGGCCGCTACGGCCGCCGGGCGGCGGACTGGTTCTCGTTCGACCTGGCGGTGGATCCGCGTTCGGCGCTCAAACTGATCCTCACCTGCAATCGGGACGAACGGGCCGATCGCGCCTTCGCCGTCCTCATCGACGGCCGCAAGGTGGGGGAGGCCCGGATCGCCCGCCGTAGCCCGCAGGAGAAGGAAGGCTTCTTCGATTTCGAGTTCGATGTCCCGGCCGAGGCCGCGGCCGGGAAGGCCAAGGTCACCGTCCGCTTCGAGGGGTTGGCGGGCCAGGAGACGGGAACGATCTACGGGATCCGCGTTCTCCGCGCGAAATAA
- a CDS encoding M28 family peptidase, with product MRKNAWIIVLLFTLLVAGRAQMPPQQAQMKLEDVQKALSLVDKPQPVPDKYKVGFDSINAKDTMAMLTFLASDWMEGRETATKGYALAADYVVSLFKMWGIKPGGDMPQAGFGGQRGGQRGGAAATPPERSYFQNFALKSTSDVQSSMALEVNKSGALKSRMFQSGVDYQAMGRGGGEPGSLTAPVVFVGYGIQEPSIGWDELKGLNLKGKIVLLLTEAPGKDNPASPFNATKELKDKYFPAGGGQAAFAAMGPRAGGPARFNKLDAIQKLGPAAILQVQNTGKDADTYRNLSVPPVVHVNDDRPIINKPRVSLAIPGVSGGMMGGGGAAAMTITRDMANAILEATGKTIDDLKGQIETAKKPASMDVAGAKMTMTTTAKTGLVRATNVIGYIEGSDPTLKAEYFVVGAHFDHNGIWGDYIWNGADDNGSGSVGVMNIARAIALNPIKPKRTIVFGLWAGEEEGLLGSRYYTLNPTFAMDKTIGYLNYDMISRPYDATTIARTMTRYSVPGAEELVKKIRAPWFVTLSWTEGTPLADIAREMNAYVGLDLALQGNALGVGSGGSDHASFAGVKKPFVYYMAAMTTDYHQPSDSVEKVSGELIAKISQHGFLTIFAFADR from the coding sequence ATGAGAAAGAACGCGTGGATCATCGTTCTCCTCTTCACGCTGCTCGTGGCTGGCCGGGCCCAGATGCCCCCCCAGCAGGCGCAGATGAAGCTCGAGGACGTCCAGAAGGCTCTCAGCCTGGTCGACAAACCCCAGCCCGTGCCCGATAAGTACAAGGTTGGGTTCGATTCCATCAACGCCAAGGACACCATGGCCATGTTGACGTTCCTGGCGTCCGATTGGATGGAAGGACGCGAGACCGCGACCAAGGGCTACGCCCTGGCCGCCGATTACGTTGTCTCGCTGTTCAAGATGTGGGGCATCAAGCCCGGCGGCGACATGCCGCAGGCCGGCTTCGGCGGCCAGCGCGGCGGCCAGCGCGGCGGCGCGGCGGCGACGCCCCCCGAGCGCAGCTACTTCCAGAACTTCGCCTTGAAATCGACTTCGGACGTTCAGAGCTCGATGGCCCTGGAAGTCAACAAGTCCGGCGCCCTCAAGTCGCGGATGTTCCAATCCGGCGTCGACTACCAGGCCATGGGCCGTGGCGGCGGAGAGCCCGGGTCGCTCACGGCGCCCGTCGTCTTCGTCGGCTACGGCATCCAGGAGCCCTCGATCGGCTGGGACGAGCTCAAGGGGCTGAACCTCAAGGGCAAGATCGTCCTGCTGCTGACCGAAGCGCCCGGCAAGGACAATCCCGCCTCACCCTTCAACGCGACCAAGGAGCTGAAGGACAAGTACTTCCCGGCCGGCGGCGGCCAGGCGGCGTTCGCGGCCATGGGTCCCCGTGCCGGCGGCCCGGCTCGCTTCAACAAACTGGACGCGATCCAGAAGCTCGGCCCGGCGGCCATCCTCCAGGTCCAGAACACGGGCAAGGATGCCGACACCTATCGGAACCTCTCGGTTCCCCCCGTCGTCCACGTCAATGACGACCGGCCGATCATCAACAAGCCCCGCGTCAGCCTGGCTATTCCCGGCGTCAGCGGCGGCATGATGGGCGGAGGCGGTGCAGCCGCCATGACCATCACTCGGGACATGGCCAACGCCATCCTCGAGGCCACCGGCAAGACGATTGACGACCTGAAGGGCCAAATCGAGACGGCCAAGAAGCCCGCCTCGATGGACGTGGCCGGCGCCAAGATGACCATGACCACAACGGCCAAGACGGGCCTCGTCCGAGCCACCAACGTCATCGGCTACATCGAAGGCTCCGACCCGACCCTGAAGGCCGAATACTTCGTCGTCGGCGCCCACTTCGACCATAACGGCATCTGGGGCGATTACATCTGGAACGGCGCGGACGATAACGGCTCCGGCTCCGTCGGCGTTATGAACATCGCCCGGGCCATCGCCTTGAATCCCATCAAGCCGAAACGGACCATCGTCTTTGGTCTCTGGGCGGGCGAGGAAGAGGGGCTGCTGGGCAGCCGCTATTACACCCTCAACCCGACCTTCGCCATGGACAAGACCATCGGCTACTTGAACTACGACATGATCAGCCGGCCTTATGACGCGACCACGATCGCCCGCACCATGACCCGCTACAGCGTCCCCGGCGCCGAGGAGCTGGTCAAGAAGATCCGGGCCCCCTGGTTCGTAACCCTCAGCTGGACCGAGGGCACGCCGCTGGCCGACATCGCCCGCGAAATGAACGCCTACGTCGGCCTCGACCTGGCCCTGCAGGGCAACGCCCTGGGCGTAGGCTCGGGCGGTTCCGACCACGCTTCCTTCGCCGGGGTCAAGAAGCCGTTCGTGTACTACATGGCGGCCATGACCACCGACTACCATCAGCCGAGCGACAGTGTCGAAAAGGTCTCGGGCGAACTGATCGCCAAGATCAGCCAGCACGGCTTCCTGACCATTTTCGCCTTCGCCGACAGATAA
- a CDS encoding SEC-C domain-containing protein: MEEAYEKALCPCGSGKRYVECCLNRHIEKSRENPLQNSKEELKKIMARKDFSSLEAANEFLRVYWTRRNSEPRADFLGLSSDQIHRLIDLPFTHTSDIVRFNADYETEILTEIPIVKDVRRFLDAFAGAEPLKATATGNLPREFAKALFEELDRSRLKKYIKFRTETDSLDVHTLRLVLEIVGWVRKSKGYFRLTQKGRKALDVGLSASNYLDLLSSYICRFNWGYQDRYPEFEIIQRAALFSLYLLHKKARQSVASHSLSPYFIRAFPRILAEVQSPWKNIFSIIDDCFALRFIERFCGYFGLIDVQERSDPLGHIRILQVNGFFDRLMTWKTEVPSRLLVH; encoded by the coding sequence ATGGAAGAAGCCTACGAAAAAGCGTTATGTCCTTGCGGGTCGGGAAAACGATATGTCGAATGCTGCCTCAATCGGCATATCGAGAAAAGCCGAGAAAATCCGCTCCAAAACTCGAAAGAGGAATTGAAGAAAATCATGGCTCGGAAGGATTTCTCTTCTCTCGAGGCGGCTAATGAATTCCTCCGCGTCTACTGGACTAGGCGAAATTCCGAACCGCGGGCGGATTTTTTAGGCTTGTCATCGGATCAGATTCATCGTTTGATCGATCTCCCTTTCACACACACATCGGATATCGTTCGGTTCAACGCGGATTATGAAACGGAAATTCTAACGGAAATTCCAATCGTTAAGGATGTCCGGCGTTTCCTAGATGCCTTTGCGGGCGCCGAGCCCCTGAAGGCAACAGCTACCGGGAATCTTCCCCGCGAATTTGCCAAAGCCCTGTTCGAAGAGCTGGACCGGTCGCGACTGAAGAAATACATCAAATTCCGAACAGAAACGGATTCCTTGGATGTCCACACGTTGCGCCTGGTCCTTGAGATTGTCGGCTGGGTCAGGAAGTCAAAAGGATATTTTCGTCTAACTCAGAAGGGGAGGAAGGCCCTTGACGTCGGCTTGTCCGCATCTAATTATCTGGATCTTTTATCCTCTTATATATGCCGATTCAACTGGGGTTATCAAGATCGATATCCGGAATTTGAGATTATCCAGCGGGCGGCTTTATTTTCGCTTTATCTTCTTCATAAAAAGGCGCGCCAATCCGTCGCCAGCCATTCTCTCAGCCCTTATTTCATACGGGCCTTCCCTCGGATTCTCGCTGAAGTACAGTCACCTTGGAAAAATATCTTCTCGATCATCGACGACTGTTTTGCTCTGCGTTTTATTGAGCGATTCTGCGGCTATTTCGGGCTCATCGATGTTCAAGAGCGAAGTGATCCTCTGGGACATATACGTATTCTGCAAGTGAACGGATTCTTCGATCGCTTGATGACATGGAAAACGGAAGTCCCTTCTCGGCTGCTTGTCCATTGA